The sequence GAGATGGAGGTCAGAGAGATCCTCTCCAAGAACGAGTTCCCTGGGGACGAGATCCCGTTCGTGAGGGGCTCTGCCCTCAAGGCGCTCGAGTGTGGCTGCGGGAGCAGGGACTGCAAGTGGTGCGGAAGCATCATGAAGCTCATGGATGCGGTCGACGACTATGTTGCCACACCGCAGCGTGAGGTAGACAAGCCGTTCCTGATGCCTGTGGAGGACGTGTTCTCCATCACCGGCCGCGGCACCGTGGCCACGGGCAGAGTGGAGCGCGGCACCGTCAAGGTCGGCGACGAGGTTGAGATCGTAGGGCTCAGTGATGAGGTCAGGAAGACCGTGGTCACCGGCGTCGAGATGTTCCGGAAGACCCTCGATATGGGCCAGGCAGGCGACAACATCGGTGTGCTCCTCCGGGGCATCGACAAGGACGAGATCGAGAGAGGCCACGTGCTCGCAAAGCCCGGCTCAATCACGCCTCATACCAAGTTCACGGCTGAGGTGTACGTGCTGAGCAAGGAGGAGGGCGGCCGTCACACGCCGTTCTTCACCGGATACCGTCCGCAGTTCTACTTCAGGACGACCGACGTTACCGGCACCGCGGTCCTTCCTGAAGGGGTAGAGATGGTAATGCCCGGCGACAATATCAGAATGACCATCGAGCTCATCACGCCCATCGCCATGGAGGAGGGGCTCCGGTTCGCCATCCGCGAGGGCGGGCGCACCGTGGGCAAGGGCGTGGTCACGTCGATACTCGCGTAAGAGTGCGCGTAGCGGGCATGCCCATCTTCGAGGTGAAGGGATGGGGCAGGCCGCCGGCCTGGCCGGCACGCGACCGCGCCGTGGCGCGAATTGTCGGATGGCCGGCATGACGCGGCCTGCCCCTCCTGGCGATGATGCCGGAGGTTGCCTGCGTGGCAGGGGAATTCCGGCGGAGTATGTCTGCGAACGTGATCAGGCGATGACTGGGAGGTATGCTAGACATGCCTGAGCAGAGGATCAGGATCAGGCTGAAGGCGTTTGACCACCGGCTGCTGGACCAGTCGGCGGAGAAAATCGTGGAAACGGCGAGGCGCAGCGGAGCACGTGTCTCCGGTCCCATACCGCTTCCGACCGAGAAAAGCGTATACACGGTTTTGAAGTCGGTTCACGTGGACAAGGACTCGCGCGAGCAGTTCGAGATGAGAACTCACAAGAGGCTCATCGACATAATCGATCCCACGCCCAAGACCGTAGACGACCTGATACGGCTGGACCTTCCTGCCGGAGTGGGCATCGAGATCAAGCTCTAGCCTTGCGGCCTGGGGCGCCGCACGGGGCCCCGGGTAGGTGCGCAGGGCACATGAACAGCAGGGAGGTGCGCGACAAATGCCCAAAGGCATACTCGGACGGAAACTCGGCATGACACAGGTGTTTGGCGAGAACGGGGAGGTCATTCCCGTGACCGCCATCGAAGCCGGGCCATGTGTCGTCGTTCAAAAGAAGACCAAAGAAAGCGACGGCTATACAGCGATTCAACTTGGGTTCGGGGAGATCCGTGAGAGCCTCCTGACAAAGCCTGAGCGCGGCCATTTCAAACGCGCGCGGGTTAAGCCCATGCGGTATCTCAGGGAGATCCGGGTGAAGGACGACAGCCCCTACGACGTGGGGACTGAGATCAAGGTGGACATCTTCACTAAGGGTGACCGAGTCGACGTAGTGGGTACCTCGCTCGGCAAAGGGTTTGCCGGCGTCATCAAACGGTGGAATTTCAGGAGGGGCCCCATGGGCCACGGCTCGATGTACCATCGTAGAGTAGGGTCCCTAGGCGCGACTGACCCCGCCCGGGTCTTCAAAGGGCGGAAGCTCCCAGGACGGATGGGCGCAGAGCGGGTCACCATTCAGAACCTCGAGGTCGTAAAGGTCGATCCTGAGCGGAACCTCCTCCTGGTAAAGGGGTCCGTTCCGGGACGGCGCGGGGGGCTGCTCCTCGTCAAAGAGGCAGTCAAGACCACCGTCAAAAAGAAGAAGTGAGGCAGGTGGAAGTAGATGCCAATGGCGCCTTTGTACAACATGAAGGGTGACAAGATAGGCGAATACGAGCTGCCTGACTCCATCTTCGGCGTCCCGGTGAACGAGGCCGTTCTCCACGAAGCTGTGGTTATGCAGCTTGCATCGAGAAGGCGGGGAACCGCGAAGACGAAGACCATAGGCGAGGTGTCGGGCGGCGGGATAAAACCCTGGCGTCAGAAGGGGACGGGCCGCGCGAGGCAGGGAAGCCGCAGGTCGCCCCTATGGCGCGGTGGGGCAACCCTTTTCGGGCCAACGCCGAGGGACTACGCATACAGACTTCCTAAGAAGGTCCGTAGGCTGGCTCTTCTCTCGGCGCTGTCTTCGAAGGCGCAAGCCAACGAGATAGTCGTTCTCGAGGGGCTGACGTTTCAGGAACCAAAGACCAAGCAGATGGCGGCCATTCTCAAGAAGCTCGATGCGGACGGGAAGGCCCTGGTGGTGACGAGGGAACCCGACAAGAACGTCGAGCTTTCGGCGAGAAACCTGCCGGGGGTGAAGATGCTCGTGCCTTCCGGCCTCAATGTATACGACATCCTAGACCATGAGAAGCTCGTTTTCACCCGCGACGCGGTTGAGGCCGTCGGGGAGGTGCTTAGCAGGTGAAGTCGCCTAGAGATGTGATCATAAGGCCGCTCGTTACAGAGAAGAGCACGAAGCAGCTCGAGGAGAACAAGTACGCTTTCATGGTGGATGTCAGGGCTAGCAAGACCGAGATAAAAGAGGCCGTCGAGGAGATCTTCAAGGTCAAGGTGAAGGAGGTCAATACCCTCCGCGTGCCTGGCAAGACCAAGAGAATGGGCCGGTTTGAGGGCAAGACCCCTGATTGGAAGAAGGCTGTTGTAACCCTGGAGAAGGACCACAAGATCCCGCTCTTTGAGGGTGTATAGTTGCTGTGACAGCCGGCTGTGGCAGCCGGCTCCCCCTCTGGCGGTATCGTTAGGTTAAGGAGGGGCGAAAGGTGGCAGTTAAAAGGTATCGGCCGGTGACACCGGGAAGGCGGTTCATGACCGCGCTGACGTATGAGGAGCTCACGGCGAAGGAGCCTGAACGATCTCTCCTCGCTCACAACCCGAAAACCGGCGGCCGCAATGTGTATGGCAGGATAACGGTGAGGCACAGGGGCGGCGGAGTCAAGCGCAAGCTTCGCATCATCGATTTCAAGCGCGACAAGGATGGGGTGCCCGCGAAGGTCGCCAGCATCGAATACGACCCCAACAGGTCCGCGAGGATCGCGCTGCTTAACTACGCCGATGGCGAGAAGAGGTACATCATCGCGCCGCTCGGCCTCGAGGTCGGCAGCACGGTGATGTCAGGTCCAGGGTCTGACATAAAGCCTGGAAACGCGCTTCCGTTGCGTGAGATACCAGTTGGGACAGTCGTCCACAACCTGGAGCTCGTGCCCGGGAGAGGCGGGCAGCTTGCAAGGGCAGCGGGCATGAGCGCCCAGCTGATGGCCAAAGAGGGTGACTACGCACACGTGAGGCTTCCTTCCGGCGAGGTGCGGCTGGTGCGCCTTGAGTGCAAGGCCACCATCGGGCAGGTCGGAAACGTGGAACACGAGATCGTGCGTCTCGGCAAGGCCGGGAGAAAGCGTCACATGGGCTGGCGGCCTGAGGTACGGGGCGTTGTCATGAACCCCGTCGACCATCCGCACGGCGGTGGAGAGGGCCGCGCTCCGATAGGGCATCCTTCACCGCTCACCCCTTGGGGGAAGCCCACGTTGGGCTACAAAACGAGAAAGAGGAAGCCGTCGGATAGGCTCATTGTCAGGAGACGGAAGTAGCCAGGGGAAGGAGGTAGGCTGATGTCACGGTCGCTGAAGAAGGGCCCTTA is a genomic window of Bacillota bacterium containing:
- the rpsJ gene encoding 30S ribosomal protein S10 is translated as MPEQRIRIRLKAFDHRLLDQSAEKIVETARRSGARVSGPIPLPTEKSVYTVLKSVHVDKDSREQFEMRTHKRLIDIIDPTPKTVDDLIRLDLPAGVGIEIKL
- the rplD gene encoding 50S ribosomal protein L4; its protein translation is MPMAPLYNMKGDKIGEYELPDSIFGVPVNEAVLHEAVVMQLASRRRGTAKTKTIGEVSGGGIKPWRQKGTGRARQGSRRSPLWRGGATLFGPTPRDYAYRLPKKVRRLALLSALSSKAQANEIVVLEGLTFQEPKTKQMAAILKKLDADGKALVVTREPDKNVELSARNLPGVKMLVPSGLNVYDILDHEKLVFTRDAVEAVGEVLSR
- the rplC gene encoding 50S ribosomal protein L3, producing MPKGILGRKLGMTQVFGENGEVIPVTAIEAGPCVVVQKKTKESDGYTAIQLGFGEIRESLLTKPERGHFKRARVKPMRYLREIRVKDDSPYDVGTEIKVDIFTKGDRVDVVGTSLGKGFAGVIKRWNFRRGPMGHGSMYHRRVGSLGATDPARVFKGRKLPGRMGAERVTIQNLEVVKVDPERNLLLVKGSVPGRRGGLLLVKEAVKTTVKKKK
- the rplW gene encoding 50S ribosomal protein L23 yields the protein MKSPRDVIIRPLVTEKSTKQLEENKYAFMVDVRASKTEIKEAVEEIFKVKVKEVNTLRVPGKTKRMGRFEGKTPDWKKAVVTLEKDHKIPLFEGV
- the tuf gene encoding elongation factor Tu, which translates into the protein MAKQKFERTKPHVNVGTIGHIDHGKTTLTSAITLVLSKHGMATYKKFEEIDNAPEERERGITISTCHVEYETEKRHYAHVDCPGHADYIKNMITGAAQMDGAILVVSAEDGPMPQTREHVLLARQVGVPYIVVFLNKVDRMEGEEELIDLVEMEVREILSKNEFPGDEIPFVRGSALKALECGCGSRDCKWCGSIMKLMDAVDDYVATPQREVDKPFLMPVEDVFSITGRGTVATGRVERGTVKVGDEVEIVGLSDEVRKTVVTGVEMFRKTLDMGQAGDNIGVLLRGIDKDEIERGHVLAKPGSITPHTKFTAEVYVLSKEEGGRHTPFFTGYRPQFYFRTTDVTGTAVLPEGVEMVMPGDNIRMTIELITPIAMEEGLRFAIREGGRTVGKGVVTSILA
- the rplB gene encoding 50S ribosomal protein L2 → MAVKRYRPVTPGRRFMTALTYEELTAKEPERSLLAHNPKTGGRNVYGRITVRHRGGGVKRKLRIIDFKRDKDGVPAKVASIEYDPNRSARIALLNYADGEKRYIIAPLGLEVGSTVMSGPGSDIKPGNALPLREIPVGTVVHNLELVPGRGGQLARAAGMSAQLMAKEGDYAHVRLPSGEVRLVRLECKATIGQVGNVEHEIVRLGKAGRKRHMGWRPEVRGVVMNPVDHPHGGGEGRAPIGHPSPLTPWGKPTLGYKTRKRKPSDRLIVRRRK